The Budorcas taxicolor isolate Tak-1 chromosome 2, Takin1.1, whole genome shotgun sequence genome window below encodes:
- the CCL20 gene encoding C-C motif chemokine 20, protein MMCSSKNLLLAASMSVLLLHLCSKSEAASNFDCCLRYTERILHPSFLVGFTQQLANEACDINAVVFYTRRKLAVCADPKKKWVKQAVHLLSQRVKRM, encoded by the exons ATGATGTGCAGCAGCAAGAATTTGCTCCTGGCTGCTTCAATGTCAGTGCTCTTGCTCCACCTCTGCAGCAAGTCAGAAG cagCAAGCAACTTTGACTGCTGTCTCCGATACACAGAACGAATACTTCACCCCAGTTTTCTTGTGGGCTTCACACAGCAGTTGGCCAATGAAGCCTGTGACATCAATGCAGTCGT cttttacACCAGAAGAAAATTAGCTGTGTGTGCAGATCCAAAGAAGAAGTGGGTGAAGCAAGCTGTACACTTGCTCAG tcaaagagtCAAGAGGATGTAA